One genomic window of Notamacropus eugenii isolate mMacEug1 chromosome 6, mMacEug1.pri_v2, whole genome shotgun sequence includes the following:
- the PFN2 gene encoding profilin-2 isoform X1 translates to MAGWQSYVDNLMCDGCCQEAAIVGYCDAKYVWAATAGGIFQSITPIEIDMIVGKDREGFFTNGLTLGAKKCSVIRDSLYVDGDCTMDIRTKSQGGEPTYNVAVGRAGRALVIVMGKEGVHGGTLNKKAFELALYLRRSDV, encoded by the exons ATGGCCGGCTGGCAGAGCTACGTGGACAACCTGATGTGCGATGGCTGCTGCCAGGAGGCCGCCATTGTCGGCTACTGCGACGCCAAGTACGTGTGGGCGGCCACCGCTGGGGGCATCTTCCAGAGCATCACG CCAATAGAAATAGACATGATTGTAGGAAAAGATCGAGAGGGTTTCTTTACCAATGGTTTGACTCTTGGTGCAAAGAAGTGCTCAGTAATCAGAGATAGTCTGTACGTGGATGGTGACTGCACGATGGACATCAGGACAAAGAGTCAAGGGGGTGAACCAACATATAATGTGGCTGTGGGCAGAGCTGGCCGAG CATTGGTTATAGTCATGGGAAAGGAAGGTGTCCATGGAGGGACACTGAACAAGAAAGCATTTGAACTCGCTTTATACCTGAGGAGGTCTGACGTCTAA
- the PFN2 gene encoding profilin-2 isoform X2 — protein MAGWQSYVDNLMCDGCCQEAAIVGYCDAKYVWAATAGGIFQSITPIEIDMIVGKDREGFFTNGLTLGAKKCSVIRDSLYVDGDCTMDIRTKSQGGEPTYNVAVGRAGRVLVFVMGKEGVHGGGLNKKAYSMAKYLRDSGF, from the exons ATGGCCGGCTGGCAGAGCTACGTGGACAACCTGATGTGCGATGGCTGCTGCCAGGAGGCCGCCATTGTCGGCTACTGCGACGCCAAGTACGTGTGGGCGGCCACCGCTGGGGGCATCTTCCAGAGCATCACG CCAATAGAAATAGACATGATTGTAGGAAAAGATCGAGAGGGTTTCTTTACCAATGGTTTGACTCTTGGTGCAAAGAAGTGCTCAGTAATCAGAGATAGTCTGTACGTGGATGGTGACTGCACGATGGACATCAGGACAAAGAGTCAAGGGGGTGAACCAACATATAATGTGGCTGTGGGCAGAGCTGGCCGAG tcttGGTCTTTGTAATGGGCAAAGAAGGGGTCCATGGAGGTGGATTGAATAAGAAGGCATACTCAATGGCCAAATACTTGAGAGACTCTGGGTTCTAG